tttgttttggtaattcaataaaaaagccaaacaatAAATCTTTTTATGAATAAGAATTTCCTCATTCGGTTCAGTTCTGTGACGTCAGCAGACGATACCAACTATTAGCGATGCCGCGGGGGGGAGCAGACCAGTCAACACAGCAGTTCAACACCTAAGAAATCAAACACGAGACTAGTGAGCTTAATCACAGGATATGTATGTGAAATATATCTTTAAAATCCGTCACCTGTCACACATCTCATATTTGCTTAGACGGTTAAAAACCGAGCAGTGTATAGTTACCCCCCCCATCTGTGAGACCTCCGCCGGGACAGAGACGTGTTCCCTGTTTGGATCTTTTACAGTAGAGCCGATGAGCGCTTCCGCTTTGACCACAGCCGTGCGGTCACAGCGGGAGGATGAACAACCAGAGATGTAGCACTTTATTTCAGTCACCAAGAGGACGGACGAGCATTATACAGTGTGTCTATGTGGTGGGCTTCATGGTGAGTAGTGAGACTTTACGGTCAGCAGGCTGAGTGAACTGTTAGCTCCATGCTTTCACTATTCAAAGGTTCGCTgtcaataaacacacattacacaatgcctcatgttcacacacacacattaacaaggTTTCCTCAGGGTGTTTGCAGGTGAGTTCAAGTCGTGGCCTGGTGGACATTTGttctgattttattcatcttttcttGATGTTTTCAGCAGCTAAATCATTGTGTCCTAAGTCTTAGACACCTAAAATACTCACCTGTCATACTAACCTGCTGGGAAACATAATAAACCTTTGAGCACGGTTTGTGAAATTGTATGAAACGTGGTAAATTTACCTCTGATATCTGCAGACACAGGCATGTATCTGTAACAACAAATGGTCTGTAGAAATTCAGGACAACAGGATGCAGATCATAGAGGATTAATGTTATCtttacaaacaaatacatttgatGTGTCTgggtgttttgaaatgtttcaccaTAAAAGAATCAGGTGTGTAACTCCTGAATAAAGGAGGGGATGTAGAGCAGCAGGTTGTTTTGACACCTCTGAGTGTGTTGAGGGTCGCCTCTTCAAAGCACCACTGTCAGTAAAATCTGTTGCGATGTGGACTGCTACACCGTGACATAAGTTATATAGGTAAAATACAAGCAAGTCTACGTAATTGTTAAGATGATGAGACTCCACAATATCCACGCTGTTTTAAGAGCAGATCTGCAGTCATGCTTCATagaattattaaagtaattctgattctgattctgattctgattaactTTGCATCTCCAGAGTTAAATGTTCATCTTGATTAAAGGTGACTGGAAGGATTCAGGCAGTTCAGTTCACGAGGAGAACTGGGGACAGCAGCGCTACTGAAAGTTAAGCAATTACTGTAACGAGCAGTGTTAGAACACCGTATGAATTCCTGTGTGACTTCAATCAAGAGTTTGGCAAGAGCTTCATTTCAGCGATGCAGATAAACAGGATGAGCGGCTGCAGTAACGGTCTCCTAACTCTCTATGTCGAATACACAACACAGGCTGTGCATTATCTCCTAATTATCAGCCTCTGGTGTGGTAAAATCTTGATAATGATAACCGCTAAATACCTCTGGTCTCACTCCTGCTCCACATTCTTCCTCCTTCACTTCTTTATGTTCTCCAGGACTTGTTTGGGGTGAGCATGATCATCCCATTGCTGAGCCATCATGTGAAAGCTCTTGGAGCAAGTCCCACTGTGGCTGGTATTGTAGGTAAGTCATGTCCATCGCATAAAGTACTCTATTGAAGTTACATCGTAGCAGATGTACTCTGAGATCAGCCAAGTGTAAACATAAGTAGGCAGCAACCTGGCAAAAAGTATCAGAACCAAATGACCTATCAAATAATTACCAGAGTTAACGCAGGCAGGGAgtcaaatcatttaaaattttgATTGTCATGAGGACACATAACTGCtaacaaacatttacaataaGCACCGCGCACAGCTGTAATGTTTCCAGCAGTTAATATTAGTGCTGAAATGACAAGTTCATAAATCACTTAATCAACTAAATACAGAAACGCTGCAAGCTGCACTAAGTTCTGTATTTGgttgtgttttcctcatttgcttgttttgtccagcatagttttggtttttcattttacaaactaaatgattaataaattagAATGGAAATGATGGTGTGATAAATGGATGATAGGAAAATATGAATTAATTCCAGGCTCCCAAGCTTTAGTAAGGTTTGACCTACTGTATACAGCGCGTGTAATAAACAGCGATGTCCCAGCTTCCCTAACTGTCGGAAgactgaaatacatttttatccGTATTATCTTAGCATGATTATATTAGGCACACATGGTGTTTGCTCTGCGCTTTATGTTACAAACATGAATGAAAGTAAATGTGAAACTCTTGCAGGATCTACATATGGGATCTTACAGCTCTTCTCAAGCACAATAGTTGTAAGTATTGACTTTGTTTCACTCTCAAATAACCTGGagctccgtctctgtctctaaCTTTTATTCAGCCTCTCCTGCTTGACAAGGCATGCTCGCAGTTAGTGGCCAACATGGTTGCATTCCACGTTATCTCTGGTATTTcatgaaaacaataaacactGGCTGTTTTAGGTTGGTTGTGGTCGCACAATACACCCAGTCTCTGCACATCCGCACACACGAGCTACTCCTAGttagccacagacacacaaatatcacTTTTTatacacagaaatgtatttttttaccCTTTGAAACCCCCTTACTGGACGCAGAGGAGATATTTTGTCTGTGAACTAGCCTTTTTGGAAGGTATTACTTCAAATGCACAGTACTCTACAATAAGTATGGCATCTGAAGCAAGACTTCCAGCTTTCCATGTCTCTCCCCTGCCGCCCTCTGCTCCTGAAATTGGTTTAATTCTCAGGGGTCATGCGACAAATTAAACAGATAAGGAGTCATCTGTTGGTCCCCGCGTGCAGACCGGCTGAATCCTGATAAACGTAGGGTTACGTGAACAGCTGGGCCTCTATGATAATCCCACCAGGCTGCAGCCAGAACACAGCAAACTCAATTGGTCCTaattatgtgtgtctgtatgtgtgtgtatgtgagtgtgtgtgagagagaaatacagGGTGAGAATCTAATAAAGGCTTGTACAGCAGCCGGTGGTGCTTTTTTGAGAGGAATTTCCGGGTTTGGGaatttctgcttgtttttaataTCTCCAAATACTCCTTGTGTAAGGGGATACTGTTTGTTGTGATTTCTCATTAATTCCACACCAGATGTTTCATAGGATGGATTGCATAAAGACCGATCTCTATATAGATCTATATCTGTAAAGATCTCTCTTCTAAATAGCTTTTAGAGAATGGTCAGTTTGGTTTGATTTCTGTTTGTGGTCGGGTGTCATTTCCTGTGTGCGATTGGCAGGGCAGCTGGAGTGATGTGGTGGGACGGCGGTACTCTCTGCTGACTTGTCTGCTCCTGAGTGCTCTGGGCTACGGCCTGCTCGGGATGTCCACCAGCATCACGTTGTTTGTCGTCGCGCGGATACCCGTGGGTAAGTCCCAAACCATAGGCCCTTTTCACTGACATGTCACAGTGCAAGAATCACACACGTAGCTCAGAGCTTGGATAGAAATGAGCTAATGTTATCAGTAAcacctttgctttttttttaaaatgtctgctgtgaaaaatgtcTTCTGAAGTCAATacatctgtatttttaaatgttcataagCACCAACAGCTTGTGCAGCAAGTGGCTTTCCAAACGAATCAGAATATTTACCCCATTATCGTGCTTATGTTCCTCACTGATCATGCTTTGTTGCTAAATACACCAGTATATGTTTAGTTGTAAAAAAGACTGGAATGGGAGAAGTGGCATTAGTTCATTGCTTATTTAATGATCTAATGAAGTTAAAAGAGACTTGGGTAAATTAAGTTATACTGTATACTATGATAGCACATAGCTACCTGCTTAATTTTCCCTTTGAGGTCAACATCTCATTGAAGTTGTattaaaagaaacaatgaaattACAGACAGGGTCTCTGTTCTTTGGTAAAATGTAATTATGACCAGTGGTTTGAGAAGTTGTATGACACAAAGTCGCCACTTTTATCTTAAAGCCAAGATCAGTCATCTTAACTATCACTGTGCATTGTGTTCTGTCTCAGGGCTGTTCAAGCACTCGCTGTCCATCTGCAGAGCCCTGCTGTCCGACCTGGTGTCTGAGTCCGAACGCCCTCTAGTGATGGGACACTTCAATGCAGCCTCCAGTGTCGGCTTCATCCTGGGCCCTGTGGTGGGTGGCTACCTCACAGAGCACGAGGGCGGCTTCTATACCTCCTCCTTTACCTGTGCAGCCATCTTTCTTCTAAATGCAGGTGAGGAGAAAATGGGGAGAAATGAATGGAGCCTGTATTTGAAGTGCATTGTTTATGTAACATTATGCGTGTATCGCTCCAGGGCTGGTGTGGATGCTACCATGGAGCGAAACGCTGATTCTCCGTGGTGACACTAAGTCCAGCAACAGCACGAGTAAAGGTCGTCAAGACAACAACTGCAGTGTGTCGGTTCACAATGGCTCTCATGCAAACAGTCACTACTCAGTGTTGGCAGGAGAGACTGACACAGGCTCCAGAGCTTCTGGGAAGCACCGAGGTGGTCTCAGGTGGAGGGAGGTGTCTCTGCTCCAGCCTGCCTGGAAACAGCTGTCCTCAGTGGGCTCTAAGATCCAAATGGTGGCCTCCTCGGACATGTGGGACCTCTTCCTGGTGCGTCTTCTAATGGCTGTAGCCATCATGCTTTACTACAGTAACTTCTCTCTCGCCATGGAGGAGCGTTTCTCACTTAAACCAAAGGTGACGGGGTATCTGATTAGCTACAGCAGCACCTTAGGGGCCCTGGCTGGGTTCCTGGTGGGGCCGGTCACGAAGCTGTATGGCAACAACAtgcctgctctgctgcttcactccaCTCTTCTCACAAATTCACTCATTTTCCTGTACGCTTCTGCAGCCAGCGTGTGGCAGGTGCTGCTTACCTCCACCTTCTTTGCCATTTCCACCACTATTGGACGGACATGTATCACAGAcctggagctgcagagaggaggggtCCAGGCTAGTGGGACTCTGATCGGAGCCGGGCAGTCGGTCACAGCCGTTGGTCGAGTCCTGGCCCCTCTTCTCTCTGGTCTGGCCCAGGAGTTCAGCCCCTGTGGCCCCCCCAGTCTGGGAGTGGTCCTAGCTCTCgcagctgtgtgtttactgctcaTCAGGATCCCCAAATGGGACGGTAGAGGGATGACAAAAATAGCCAAACTGGGAAAGTCTGAGTAACTGAATGATTTTGAAATTATGGAAATGAATGCATATCTACCACACAAAGAAGTGCTCTTATTTGTAGGAGGCCAGCCGTGACGATAAAGTCACAGTCCGCAGACTCATAGTGGGAACGATGCTTCCTGCTCAAAGGCCAAACGTACCCGTAGATGTGACGACATCACAGGGTCAAAATGCCTCGTCACCACCAGCACTGCAGTCCTACTgtcaggaagagcagcttcaaaGCTCAAGCACTGAGAAGCTGGAGTTTGATCACACAGAAATATATTGGTCTTATGTTGGCACATACTACTTGGGACGGCTTGACTGGTAGTAATGCAcgattttgattttaattttctaacGTTACATTGTCCCTGAAGTTACTGTCAGCCTGCAAATGACACACTGTAAGTCAAAATAGCTTCATCAAAATACAAGACAAG
This region of Pempheris klunzingeri isolate RE-2024b chromosome 10, fPemKlu1.hap1, whole genome shotgun sequence genomic DNA includes:
- the mfsd9 gene encoding major facilitator superfamily domain-containing protein 9, coding for MNNQRCSTLFQSPRGRTSIIQCVYVVGFMDLFGVSMIIPLLSHHVKALGASPTVAGIVGSTYGILQLFSSTIVGSWSDVVGRRYSLLTCLLLSALGYGLLGMSTSITLFVVARIPVGLFKHSLSICRALLSDLVSESERPLVMGHFNAASSVGFILGPVVGGYLTEHEGGFYTSSFTCAAIFLLNAGLVWMLPWSETLILRGDTKSSNSTSKGRQDNNCSVSVHNGSHANSHYSVLAGETDTGSRASGKHRGGLRWREVSLLQPAWKQLSSVGSKIQMVASSDMWDLFLVRLLMAVAIMLYYSNFSLAMEERFSLKPKVTGYLISYSSTLGALAGFLVGPVTKLYGNNMPALLLHSTLLTNSLIFLYASAASVWQVLLTSTFFAISTTIGRTCITDLELQRGGVQASGTLIGAGQSVTAVGRVLAPLLSGLAQEFSPCGPPSLGVVLALAAVCLLLIRIPKWDGRGMTKIAKLGKSE